Proteins found in one Populus alba chromosome 14, ASM523922v2, whole genome shotgun sequence genomic segment:
- the LOC118041416 gene encoding serine/threonine-protein phosphatase BSL1 isoform X2 yields MGSKPWLHPAPTYRTLETYWDSDDDAPGSRCAHTLTAVAATKSQGPRLILFGGATAIEGGASSAPGIRLAGVTNSVHSYDVLTRKWTRVQPAGEPPSPRAAHAAAAVGTMVVFQGGIGPAGHSTDDLYVLDLTNDKFKWHRVVVQGQGPGPRYGHAMDLVAQRYLVTVSGNDGKRVLSDAWALDTAQKPYVWQRLNPEGDRPTARVYATASARSDGMFLLCGGRDSSGTPLGDAYGLLMHRNGQWEWTLAPGVSPSPRYQHAAVFVGARLHVTGGSLKGGRLVEGEAAVVVLDTAAGAWLDRNGLVTSSKTSKGHAEYDPSVELMRRCRHASASVGVRIYVYGGLKGDAVLDDFLVAENSPFQPDINSPTITSERASTITSPRLNHSNLNSFGTSTPDGGPEIPLSGGISMDRNSMEKLREASAAEAEAANAVWQAAQAASTNSAEETSVSDDNLQAAEATSDGSDNEADVRLHPRAVVVAKETVGNLGGMVRQLSLDQFENESRRMVPMNNDASNPAKKFTRQKSPQGLHKKIISTLLRPRNWKAPANRRFFLDSYEVGELCYAAEQIFMQEPTVLQLRAPIKVFGDLHGQFGDLMRLFDEYGFPSTAGDITYIDYLFLGDYVDRGQHSLETITLLLALKIEYPENVHLIRGNHEAADINALFGFRIECIERMGESDGIWAWTRFNQLFNYLPLAALIEKKIICMHGGIGRSIHSVEQIEKLERPITMDAGSIILMDLLWSDPTENDSIEGLRPNARGPGLVTFGPDRVTDFCKKNKLQLIIRAHECVMDGFERFAQGQLITLFSATNYCGTANNAGAILVVGRGLVVVPKLIHPLPPPLQSPETSPEHVIDDTWMQELNIQRPQTPTRGRPQPDHDRSSLAYI; encoded by the exons ATGGGATCCAAGCCGTGGCTGCACCCAGCTCCCACCTATCGGACCTTAGAGACTTACTGGGATTCCGATGATGACGCTCCTGGCTCTCGATGTGCTCACACCTTGACTGCCGTTGCTGCTACCAAGTCTCAAGGTCCTCGACTCATCCTCTTCGGTGGTGCCACCGCTATCGAGGGCGGGGCTTCCTCCGCTCCTGGAATCA GATTGGCTGGAGTCACCAATTCAGTTCATTCTTATGATGTTCTTACTAGGAAATGGACTAG AGTACAACCAGCTGGAGAGCCACCGTCTCCAAGGGCTGCGCACGCGGCAGCTGCAGTTGGTactatggttgtttttcag GGTGGGATAGGTCCTGCTGGGCATTCCACTGATGATCTCTATGTGCTTGACTTGACCAACGACAAATTCAAGTGGCACCG AGTGGTTGTACAAGGACAAGGACCTGGGCCTCGATATGGCCACGCAATGGACTTGGTTGCCCAAAGGTACCTTGTTACTGTCAGCGGCAATGATG GTAAAAGAGTTCTATCTGATGCCTGGGCTCTGGACACTGCCCAGAAACCATATGTATGGCAGAGGCTAAATCCTGAAGGTGATAGACCTACTGCTCGAGT GTATGCAACAGCTAGTGCCCGTTCAGATGGAATGTTTTTGCTTTGTGGCGGAAGAGACTCCTCTGGCACG CCACTCGGAGATGCTTATGGACTTCTAATGCATAGAAATGGTCAGTGGGAGTGGACTCTTGCACCTGGGGTGTCTCCATCACCAAGGTATCAACATGCTGCG GTTTTTGTTGGTGCGCGTTTGCATGTTACAGGAGGATCCCTAAAGGGAGGACGTTTAGTAGAAGGGGAAGCAGCTGTTG TAGTGTTGGACACTGCTGCTGGTGCTTGGTTGGATAGAAACGGGCTAGTGACTTCGTCCAAAACCAGCAAGGGACATGCTGAATATGATCCTTCTGTTGAGTTAATGCGTCGTTGTCGCCATGCATCTGCTTCTGTTGGTGTTCGTATATATGTCTACGGTGGTCTAAAAGGAG ATGCAGTGCTAGATGATTTTCTGGTTGCTGAAAATTCCCCGTTTCAGCCAGACATCAATTCTCCCACAATAACATCTGAGAGAGCCTCAACAATAACAAGTCCCAGACTAAAccattcaaatttaaattcttttggaACTTCTACTCCAGATGGTGGACCGGAGATCCCTTTATCTGGTGGTATCAG CATGGACAGAAATTCCATGGAGAAATTGAGGGAGGCATCTGCTGCTGAAGCTGAGGCAGCCAATGCTGTCTGGCAAGCTGCTCAGGCAGCATCTACCAATTCTGCAGAAGAAACATCTGTATCTGATGACAACTTGCAAGCTGCAGAAGCAACTTCAGATGGCAGTGACAACGAGGCTGATGTTCGCCTCCATCCTAGAGCT GTGGTGGTTGCTAAAGAGACTGTAGGAAACCTGGGTGGGATGGTGAGGCAATTGTCATTGGATCAATTCGAAAATGAAAGTAGAAGGATGGTTCCTATGAATAACGATGCATCTAATCCTGCTAAAAAGTTCACCAGGCAAAAGTCTCCTCAGGGCCTGCATAAGAAG ATTATTTCCACTTTGCTTAGGCCTCGGAACTGGAAAGCTCCTGCTAATAGGAGATTTTTCCTGGATTCTTATGAAGTTGGTGAGCTTTGTTATGCAGCTGAACAAATATTTATGCAAGAGCCAACGGTTCTGCAATTGAGAGCCCCGATAAAAGTCTTTGGTGATCTTCATGGACAGTTTGGCGACTTAATGCGTCTATTTGATGAATATGGATTTCCATCCACAGCAGGAGACATTAC GTATATTGACTATTTATTTCTGGGAGACTATGTTGATCGAGGGCAGCACAGTTTGGAGACCATAACTTTGCTTCTTGCTCTAAAG ATTGAGTATCCTGAGAATGTCCACTTGATACGTGGAAACCACGAAGCTGCTGATATAAATGCGCTCTTTGGTTTTCGTATTGAATGCATTGAAAGAATG GGAGAGAGTGATGGGATATGGGCATGGACACGTTTCAATCAACTTTTCAACTATCTTCCACTTGCTGCActtattgagaagaaaattatCTGTATGCATGGTGGCATAGGGAGATCCATTCATTCAGTGGAACAGATAGAGAAGCTTGAAAGGCCCATAACTATGGATGCTGGATCTATAATTCTAATGGATCTTCTATG GTCGGATCCTACAGAAAATGATAGCATAGAGGGGTTGAGACCAAATGCTAGGGGCCCTGGTCTTGTCACCTTTGGG CCTGATCGTGTAACCGACTTCtgtaagaaaaataagttaCAGCTAATCATTAGGGCACATGAATGTGTTATGGATGGGTTTGAACGATTTGCCCAAGGGCAATTGATTACTCTATTTTCTGCAACCAACTATTGTG GGACTGCTAACAATGCTGGAGCTATACTGGTAGTTGGCAGGGGTTTGGTTGTGGTTCCAAAATTGATTCATCCCTTGCCGCCACCCCTTCAGTCACCAGAGACATCTCCAGAACATGTGATTGATGATACATGGATGCAA GAGCTTAACATCCAAAGACCTCAAACTCCAACACGGGGTCGCCCTCAACCTGATCATGACAGAAGCTCACTTGCGTACATATGA
- the LOC118041416 gene encoding serine/threonine-protein phosphatase BSL1 isoform X1, with protein MGSKPWLHPAPTYRTLETYWDSDDDAPGSRCAHTLTAVAATKSQGPRLILFGGATAIEGGASSAPGIRLAGVTNSVHSYDVLTRKWTRVQPAGEPPSPRAAHAAAAVGTMVVFQGGIGPAGHSTDDLYVLDLTNDKFKWHRVVVQGQGPGPRYGHAMDLVAQRYLVTVSGNDGKRVLSDAWALDTAQKPYVWQRLNPEGDRPTARVYATASARSDGMFLLCGGRDSSGTPLGDAYGLLMHRNGQWEWTLAPGVSPSPRYQHAAVFVGARLHVTGGSLKGGRLVEGEAAVVVLDTAAGAWLDRNGLVTSSKTSKGHAEYDPSVELMRRCRHASASVGVRIYVYGGLKGDAVLDDFLVAENSPFQPDINSPTITSERASTITSPRLNHSNLNSFGTSTPDGGPEIPLSGGISSMDRNSMEKLREASAAEAEAANAVWQAAQAASTNSAEETSVSDDNLQAAEATSDGSDNEADVRLHPRAVVVAKETVGNLGGMVRQLSLDQFENESRRMVPMNNDASNPAKKFTRQKSPQGLHKKIISTLLRPRNWKAPANRRFFLDSYEVGELCYAAEQIFMQEPTVLQLRAPIKVFGDLHGQFGDLMRLFDEYGFPSTAGDITYIDYLFLGDYVDRGQHSLETITLLLALKIEYPENVHLIRGNHEAADINALFGFRIECIERMGESDGIWAWTRFNQLFNYLPLAALIEKKIICMHGGIGRSIHSVEQIEKLERPITMDAGSIILMDLLWSDPTENDSIEGLRPNARGPGLVTFGPDRVTDFCKKNKLQLIIRAHECVMDGFERFAQGQLITLFSATNYCGTANNAGAILVVGRGLVVVPKLIHPLPPPLQSPETSPEHVIDDTWMQELNIQRPQTPTRGRPQPDHDRSSLAYI; from the exons ATGGGATCCAAGCCGTGGCTGCACCCAGCTCCCACCTATCGGACCTTAGAGACTTACTGGGATTCCGATGATGACGCTCCTGGCTCTCGATGTGCTCACACCTTGACTGCCGTTGCTGCTACCAAGTCTCAAGGTCCTCGACTCATCCTCTTCGGTGGTGCCACCGCTATCGAGGGCGGGGCTTCCTCCGCTCCTGGAATCA GATTGGCTGGAGTCACCAATTCAGTTCATTCTTATGATGTTCTTACTAGGAAATGGACTAG AGTACAACCAGCTGGAGAGCCACCGTCTCCAAGGGCTGCGCACGCGGCAGCTGCAGTTGGTactatggttgtttttcag GGTGGGATAGGTCCTGCTGGGCATTCCACTGATGATCTCTATGTGCTTGACTTGACCAACGACAAATTCAAGTGGCACCG AGTGGTTGTACAAGGACAAGGACCTGGGCCTCGATATGGCCACGCAATGGACTTGGTTGCCCAAAGGTACCTTGTTACTGTCAGCGGCAATGATG GTAAAAGAGTTCTATCTGATGCCTGGGCTCTGGACACTGCCCAGAAACCATATGTATGGCAGAGGCTAAATCCTGAAGGTGATAGACCTACTGCTCGAGT GTATGCAACAGCTAGTGCCCGTTCAGATGGAATGTTTTTGCTTTGTGGCGGAAGAGACTCCTCTGGCACG CCACTCGGAGATGCTTATGGACTTCTAATGCATAGAAATGGTCAGTGGGAGTGGACTCTTGCACCTGGGGTGTCTCCATCACCAAGGTATCAACATGCTGCG GTTTTTGTTGGTGCGCGTTTGCATGTTACAGGAGGATCCCTAAAGGGAGGACGTTTAGTAGAAGGGGAAGCAGCTGTTG TAGTGTTGGACACTGCTGCTGGTGCTTGGTTGGATAGAAACGGGCTAGTGACTTCGTCCAAAACCAGCAAGGGACATGCTGAATATGATCCTTCTGTTGAGTTAATGCGTCGTTGTCGCCATGCATCTGCTTCTGTTGGTGTTCGTATATATGTCTACGGTGGTCTAAAAGGAG ATGCAGTGCTAGATGATTTTCTGGTTGCTGAAAATTCCCCGTTTCAGCCAGACATCAATTCTCCCACAATAACATCTGAGAGAGCCTCAACAATAACAAGTCCCAGACTAAAccattcaaatttaaattcttttggaACTTCTACTCCAGATGGTGGACCGGAGATCCCTTTATCTGGTGGTATCAG CAGCATGGACAGAAATTCCATGGAGAAATTGAGGGAGGCATCTGCTGCTGAAGCTGAGGCAGCCAATGCTGTCTGGCAAGCTGCTCAGGCAGCATCTACCAATTCTGCAGAAGAAACATCTGTATCTGATGACAACTTGCAAGCTGCAGAAGCAACTTCAGATGGCAGTGACAACGAGGCTGATGTTCGCCTCCATCCTAGAGCT GTGGTGGTTGCTAAAGAGACTGTAGGAAACCTGGGTGGGATGGTGAGGCAATTGTCATTGGATCAATTCGAAAATGAAAGTAGAAGGATGGTTCCTATGAATAACGATGCATCTAATCCTGCTAAAAAGTTCACCAGGCAAAAGTCTCCTCAGGGCCTGCATAAGAAG ATTATTTCCACTTTGCTTAGGCCTCGGAACTGGAAAGCTCCTGCTAATAGGAGATTTTTCCTGGATTCTTATGAAGTTGGTGAGCTTTGTTATGCAGCTGAACAAATATTTATGCAAGAGCCAACGGTTCTGCAATTGAGAGCCCCGATAAAAGTCTTTGGTGATCTTCATGGACAGTTTGGCGACTTAATGCGTCTATTTGATGAATATGGATTTCCATCCACAGCAGGAGACATTAC GTATATTGACTATTTATTTCTGGGAGACTATGTTGATCGAGGGCAGCACAGTTTGGAGACCATAACTTTGCTTCTTGCTCTAAAG ATTGAGTATCCTGAGAATGTCCACTTGATACGTGGAAACCACGAAGCTGCTGATATAAATGCGCTCTTTGGTTTTCGTATTGAATGCATTGAAAGAATG GGAGAGAGTGATGGGATATGGGCATGGACACGTTTCAATCAACTTTTCAACTATCTTCCACTTGCTGCActtattgagaagaaaattatCTGTATGCATGGTGGCATAGGGAGATCCATTCATTCAGTGGAACAGATAGAGAAGCTTGAAAGGCCCATAACTATGGATGCTGGATCTATAATTCTAATGGATCTTCTATG GTCGGATCCTACAGAAAATGATAGCATAGAGGGGTTGAGACCAAATGCTAGGGGCCCTGGTCTTGTCACCTTTGGG CCTGATCGTGTAACCGACTTCtgtaagaaaaataagttaCAGCTAATCATTAGGGCACATGAATGTGTTATGGATGGGTTTGAACGATTTGCCCAAGGGCAATTGATTACTCTATTTTCTGCAACCAACTATTGTG GGACTGCTAACAATGCTGGAGCTATACTGGTAGTTGGCAGGGGTTTGGTTGTGGTTCCAAAATTGATTCATCCCTTGCCGCCACCCCTTCAGTCACCAGAGACATCTCCAGAACATGTGATTGATGATACATGGATGCAA GAGCTTAACATCCAAAGACCTCAAACTCCAACACGGGGTCGCCCTCAACCTGATCATGACAGAAGCTCACTTGCGTACATATGA